One Ananas comosus cultivar F153 linkage group 1, ASM154086v1, whole genome shotgun sequence DNA window includes the following coding sequences:
- the LOC109720997 gene encoding molybdenum cofactor sulfurase-like, whose translation MLPKFAALRSRGSSGEKGKQFKRFGSEQIQTKNEFVSSKSEGSDFSSKSSLSDKLSYHSSPVSPAFYNSPIATRALDERSSQSSFGKYSNYDGGETPTASSSALSEDIDIGPSSLLSYEDAEEQFLEDHEGYFLHLSVNNVRRAEYPKLDLQRIIYLDYASSPLYSRFQVEQHMRFLLEETNAFLGSIYTSETSNPQQDKYVNSTAQYILDLLNTTQTDYSVIFTPCLSASYHLISEIYHFQRGSVLLASRDNQHAIRYVIKSAMQSNAKVGAVPLRNKDLLIHEQDMHKIIRKQGQNGRRCGLLIYPAQSFSSGICHPLSWIVGAQQHNWEVLLDVSSCLPVVRVDLSLYQPEFVIGSTHHILGYPSGVGFLLVRKSAYSVSREKGSVRLKAARTSDDGESVHVVKEGENVSTHIFAALRFGFEHLESIGIEAIQKRGESLISWLVKSLKSLKHMSGEKPLLQLYGSTDRKHRGSILAFNVLDPTGNILPARLVQKLAVRNNIFLGICTLSDPNLSSILHQKPEKRADGANLDPPSSNLEAVRLSLGPISAFEDAYRLAQFLCRFRDEEYMAIEAADYVEELHNSF comes from the exons AAGGGAAAGCAATTTAAGAGATTTGGTTCGGAGCAAATTCAAACCAAAAATGAGTTCGTCAGTTCGAAGTCAGAAGGATCCGATTTTTCATCCAAATCCTCACTGTCTGATAAATTATCTTATCACTCCTCTCCTGTATCACCGGCCTTCTACAATTCACCTATAGCGACTCGTGCATTGGATGAAAGATCGAGCCAAAGCTCGTTCGGGAAATATTCTAATTATGATGGTGGCGAAACACCGACTGCCTCTTCTTCTGCTCTATCTGAGGACATCGATATTGGCCCTTCTTCATTACTCTCTTACGAGGACGCTGAAGAACAGTTCTTGGAAGACCACGAAGGTTACTTCTTACACTTGTCGGTGAATAATGTGCGAAGGGCCGAATACCCCAAGCTTGATCTTCAGAGAATTATCTACCTGGATTATGCATCTTCCCCGCTGTACTCGCGATTTCAG GTGGAACAACACATGAGGTTCCTACTCGAGGAGACGAATGCATTCCTAGGTTCAATCTATACCTCTGAAACATCAAATCCACAGCAGGATAAGTATGTTAATTCGACAGCCCAATATATTCTCGACCTTCTAAACACAACCCAAACTGATTACTCGGTGATCTTCACTCCTTGCCTTTCCGCCTCCTACCACCTCATTTCCGAGATCTACCATTTTCAAAGAGGCTCTGTTCTTCTTGCTAGTCGCGATAACCAACACGCTATCCGTTATGTGATCAAATCTGCGATGCAATCCAATGCAAAAGTAGGTGCAGTTCCTCTAAGAAACAAGGACCTACTCATCCACGAGCAAGATATGCACAAGATAATACGAAAACAAGGTCAGAACGGCCGCCGATGCGGGCTTTTGATATACCCAGCTCAGTCGTTCTCATCCGGGATATGCCATCCACTCAGCTGGATCGTGGGTGCGCAGCAACATAACTGGGAGGTTCTTTTGGATGTTTCGAGTTGTCTCCCTGTGGTAAGAGTAGATCTCTCCTTGTATCAGCCAGAGTTTGTGATTGGCTCCACGCACCACATACTTGGGTACCCTTCAGGTGTTGGCTTCTTGCTAGTGAGAAAAAGTGCTTATTCCGTAAGCCGTGAGAAGGGATCGGTGCGATTGAAAGCAGCAAGAACCTCTGATGATGGAGAGAGTGTGCATGTCGTAAAGGAAGGTGAGAATGTGAGTACCCATATATTCGCAGCATTGAGATTTGGATTCGAGCATTTGGAGAGCATTGGAATCGAGGCCATTCAGAAGCGGGGCGAGAGCTTGATTTCATGGCTGGTTAAGAGTCTGAAGTCATTGAAGCACATGTCGGGCGAGAAGCCCTTATTGCAG TTATATGGATCGACGGACCGAAAACACAGGGGCTCGATACTGGCGTTCAATGTGCTCGATCCGACCGGAAACATACTCCCAGCGAGACTCGTTCAGAAGCTAGCGGTGCGGAACAACATATTCTTGGGCATCTGCACTCTATCTGATCCCAATCTGTCCAGCATCTTGCATCAGAAACCCGAGAAAAGAGCTGACGGCGCGAATCTCGATCCCCCCAGTTCGAATCTCGAAGCGGTCCGGCTCTCGCTCGGCCCGATTTCAGCCTTCGAGGATGCTTACCGGCTGGCTCAGTTCTTGTGCCGGTTTCGGGATGAAGAGTACATGGCTATTGAGGCTGCTGATTATGTTGAAGAGCTGCATAATAGTTTCTAA
- the LOC109709496 gene encoding cyclin-H1-1, whose translation MLEQYGVTRLEVDVDGSLSYPEPVLDQKDNAERHSSAKPLNCEEEHLMRVFYEQKIQEVCAAFKFPHKIQATAILYFKRFYLQWSVMEHHPKHIMLTCVYTSCKVEENHVSAEELGKGIQQDHQMILNNEMIVLQSLGFDLIVYAPYRSVKGFIEDIEEFCQARNGEQEKFKDLRETALLEVDKMMLTDAPLLYTPGQLALAGLRRSNAVHRVLDFEGYLHNLFSRQRTAYSVSQLGELMGTIDSLVEQLKIPTAKDMRHIDRKLKSCWDPSAQDENKKREKRSKHKSKRAASEMQGPVPEV comes from the exons ATGCTCGAACAG TATGGCGTGACGCGTTTGGAAGTAGATGTTGATGGTTCGCTGTCGTACCCCGAACCTGTTCTCGACCAAAAAGATAATG CTGAACGGCATTCCTCTGCAAAACCTCTTAACTGTGAAGAGGAGCACCTTATGCGGGTATTTTATGAACAAAAGATCCAAGAGGTTTGTGCGGCATTCAAGTTCCCTCATAAAATACAG GCAACGGCAATATTATACTTTAAAAGGTTTTATTTACAATGGTCTGTGATGGAACATCATCCGAAGCATATAAT GCTAACTTGCGTATATACTTCGTGTAAAGTAGAAGAAAATCACGTTTCTGCTGAGGAACTCGGTAAGGGGATTCAGCAGGACCATCAGATGATTCTCAATAATGAGATGATTGTTCTTCAG AGTTTAGGGTTCGATCTAATTGTTTATGCTCCGTACCGATCCGTCAAAGGCTTTATTGAGGATATAGAG GAGTTCTGCCAAGCAAGAAATGGTGAACAAGAAAAGTTCAAG GATTTGCGAGAAACTGCCTTGTTGGAGGTAGACAAGATGATGTTGACTGACGCACCTCTTCTCTACACTCCTGGACAA TTAGCATTGGCAGGTTTGCGTAGATCAAATGCAGTTCACAGAGTTCTCGATTTTGAAGG ATACTTGCATAATTTATTCTCACGGCAACGAACCGCTTACTCTGTCTCGCAGCTTGGTGAGTTGATGGGAACCATCGATTCCTTG GTTGAGCAACTGAAAATACCGACAGCGAAGGACATGAGGCATATCGACCGGAAATTGAAGAGCTGCTGGGATCCGAGCGCGCAAGacga GaacaagaaaagagagaagagatcaAAGCACAAATCCAAAAGGGCCGCGAGCGAGATGCAAGGACCAGTTCCTGAAGTGTAA
- the LOC109713950 gene encoding ABC transporter G family member 44-like: METGAEGYGIASLRMNSSSIFQRGASSSIFRRGDDVFSMSSRDEDDEEALKWAALEKLPTYSRMRKGIFFDEGIRKEIDIDSLGFQEKKKLLERLVHVTEEDNERFLLKLKDRIDRVGLDFPTIEVRYEHLNIEALAYVGNRGLPSFLNSTLNALEAVANVLHLVPNKKRPLNILHDVSGIIKPRRMTLLLGPPGSGKTTLLLALAGKLSSDLKVSGRVTYNGHEMNEFVPQRTAAYISQHDLHIAEMTVRETLAFSARCQGVGTRYDMLTELSRREKAANIKPDPDIDVYMKAASMGGQETSIITDYVLKILGLDICADTIVGNEMLRGISGGQRKRVTTGEMIVGPARALFMDEISTGLDSSTTFQIVKSLKQMTNILGGTTVISLLQPAPETYDLFDDIILLSDGQVVYQGPRENVLEFFESMGFKCPERKGVADFLQEVTSRKDQHQYWVRHPEPYRYVPVRVFSEAFQSFHVGEKLGRELSVPFDKSKSHPASLTTSKYGLRKKELLKACAAREFLLMKRNSFVYIFRAVQLTFLTIILMTLFLRTRMHHRDVNDGVVFMGALFFSIIVHNFNGFSELALTTIKLPVFFKQRDYLFFPAWAYSIPTWILKFPVSMIEAAVTVFLNYYVIGFDPNIGRLFKQYLLLLFVNQMAAGLFRLVAALGRIMVVANTIASFALLVMLVFSGFILSHDKIRNWWIWGYWISPLMYAQNAISVNEFLGHKWRHIDPATNETLGVAVLKSRGMFTEAKWYWIGLGALVGFVLVFNFLFTVALSYLKSLGKAQPILTEEAIKEKHTNITGEMLEMETIGQASDSVSSSRGNARNARNSASSRTTAEDSNQNRRGMVLPFAPLAVAFDDIRYSVDMPPEMKAQGVQEDRLLLLKGVSGSFRPGVLTALMGVSGAGKTTLMDVLAGRKTGGYIEGNITISGYPKKQETFARVSGYCEQNDIHSPNVTVYESLVYSAWLRLPPEVDSETRKMFIEEVMELVELNPVREALVGLPGVNGLSTEQRKRLTIAVELVANPSIIFMDEPTSGLDARAAAIVMRTVRNTVDTGRTVVCTIHQPSIDIFEAFDELFLMKRGGEEIYVGPLGHHSVHLINYFEGIRGVSKIKPGYNPATWMLEVSSLAQEEILGVNFTETYKNSELYQRNKALIKELSAPPPGTSDLYFASQYSQSFFSQCMACLWKQYLSYWRNPPYTVVRFFFSLIVAFMFGTIFWRLGNKWETQQDLFNAMGSMYAAVLFMGISYASSVQPVVAIERTVFYRERAAGMYSALPYAFGQVSIELPYVLIQSLIYGVIVYAMIDFKWTAAKFCWYIFFMYFTLLYFTFYGMLCVGVTPNYNIASIVSSAFYGIWNLFSGFIIPRPRMPVWWRWYSWACPVSWTLYGLVTSQFGDIHDTMTNDKEVSQFLKDYFGFHHDFLPAVAVAVVGFAALFAFLFGFSIKVLNFQRR, encoded by the exons ATGGAGACAGGCGCGGAGGGGTATGGGATCGCGAGCCTGCGGATGAACAGCTCGTCGATCTTCCAGCGGGGCGCGAGCTCCTCGATCTTCCGGCGGGGGGACGACGTCTTCTCGATGTCGTCGCGCGACGAGGATGACGAGGAGGCCCTCAAGTGGGCGGCGCTCGAGAAGCTGCCGACCTACAGCCGGATGCGCAAGGGGATCTTTTTTGATGAGGGGATCCGCAAGGAGATCGACATCGACAGCTTGGGGTTccaggagaagaagaagctgctCGAGAGGCTTGTTCACGTCACGGAGGAGGATAATGAGAGGTTCCTGTTGAAGCTCAAGGATCGGATCGATCG AGTCGGACTCGATTTCCCGACGATTGAGGTGCGGTACGAGCACCTCAACATCGAGGCTCTTGCTTACGTGGGAAACAGAGGTCTCCCCTCATTCCTCAATTCAACACTCAATGCTCTTGAG GCCGTGGCCAATGTTCTACATTTAGTTCCGAACAAGAAGAGGCCGTTAAACATTCTTCACGACGTTAGCGGAATCATCAAGCCAAGGAG GATGACTTTGCTCTTGGGTCCTCCGGGCTCAGGGAAGACCACGCTGCTTTTGGCTCTGGCCGGAAAGCTTAGCTCGGATTTAAAG GTCTCGGGTAGGGTGACTTACAATGGCCATGAGATGAATGAGTTTGTCCCTCAGAGAACAGCAGCCTATATAAGTCAGCATGATTTGCACATTGCGGAGATGACGGTGCGAGAAACCCTTGCTTTCTCTGCTCGGTGCCAGGGAGTCGGTACTCGATATG ATATGTTAACTGAGCTTTCTAGAAGGGAGAAGGCCGCAAATATCAAGCCCGACCCTGACATTGATGTCTACATGAAG GCAGCTTCAATGGGAGGACAGGAAACAAGCATAATTACTGATTACGTGCTCAAG ATTTTAGGTTTAGATATATGTGCCGATACCATTGTAGGAAATGAAATGTTGAGAGGAATCTCTGGAGGACAAAGAAAGCGTGTCACGactg GCGAGATGATTGTCGGACCAGCAAGAGCTCTGTTCATGGATGAGATATCCACTGGTCTTGACAGCTCCACAACATTCCAGATAGTAAAATCTCTCAAGCAAATGACCAACATTCTTGGTGGCACGACCGTAATTTCCTTGCTTCAGCCTGCTCCGGAGACTTACGACCTTTTCGACGACATAATCCTCCTCTCAGATGGGCAGGTTGTGTACCAAGGCCCGCGCGAGAACGTGCTTGAGTTCTTTGAGTCCATGGGGTTCAAGTGCCCTGAGAGGAAGGGCGTCGCTGACTTCTTACAAGAA GTGACTTCAAGGAAAGATCAGCATCAGTATTGGGTACGCCATCCCGAGCCGTACCGATACGTTCCCGTGAGGGTGTTCTCAGAGGCGTTCCAGTCGTTCCATGTCGGTGAGAAGCTTGGGAGAGAGCTTTCGGTCCCATTTGACAAGAGCAAGAGCCACCCGGCTTCTCTCACTACATCAAAGTATGGCCTTAGAAAGAAGGAGCTGCTAAAAGCTTGCGCGGCTAGGGAGTTCTTGCTAATGAAGAGAAATTCATTTGTGTACATATTCAGGGCTGTTCAG CTCACTTTTTTGACAATCATTCTAATGACACTCTTCTTAAGAACCCGCATGCACCATAGGGATGTGAATGATGGGGTGGTTTTCATGGGTgctctcttcttctctattATAGTCCACAACTTCAATGGCTTCTCTGAGCTCGCCTTGACCACCATTAAGCTCCCTGTCTTCTTCAAGCAACGGGACTACCTCTTCTTCCCTGCATGGGCGTATTCTATACCAACATGGATCCTTAAGTTTCCTGTTTCGATGATCGAGGCAGCGGTCACGGTGTTCTTGAATTACTATGTAATTGGTTTTGATCCAAACATAGGAAG GCTGTTTAAGCAGTATCTGCTGCTTCTCTTTGTCAATCAAATGGCTGCTGGGCTCTTTAGATTGGTCGCAGCATTAGGCAGGATCATGGTTGTCGCGAATACAATTGCATCCTTTGCACTTCTGGTGATGCTCGTTTTCAGTGGATTCATCTTATCGCATG ATAAGATTAGGAATTGGTGGATCTGGGGTTACTGGATCTCCCCCCTCATGTATGCACAGAACGCAATTTCAGTGAACGAGTTCCTAGGACACAAATGGAGACAT atTGATCCTGCAACAAATGAGACACTTGGCGTAGCAGTCTTGAAATCACGCGGAATGTTTACAGAAGCAAAATGGTATTGGATTGGTCTcggtgcattagttggtttcgTTCTCGTCTTCAACTTTCTCTTCACGGTGGCACTGTCCTATCTAAAAT CATTAGGGAAGGCTCAGCCTATTCTAACTGAAGAAGCAATTAAGGAGAAGCATACAAATATTACTGGGGAAATGCTGGAAATGGAAACCATAGGGCAAGCCTCCGATAGCGTCTCTTCGTCCAGAG GAAACGCTAGAAATGCTAGGAATAGTGCTTCATCAAGGACAACAGCTGAGGATTCTAATCAGAATAGGAGAGGAATGGTTCTTCCATTTGCGCCACTTGCAGTTGCTTTTGATGATATAAGATACTCGGTCGACATGCCGCCG GAAATGAAAGCACAAGGAGTTCAAGAGGACAGGCTGCTGCTACTCAAAGGAGTCAGTGGGTCTTTCAGGCCGGGTGTTCTTACTGCTCTCATGGGTGTAAGTGGAGCTGGAAAGACTACACTTATGGATGTCTTAGCCGGTAGGAAAACCGGAGGGTACATAGAAGGAAACATCACCATTTCTGGCTATCCCAAAAAGCAAGAAACCTTCGCTCGTGTTTCCGGTTACTGTGAACAAAATGATATCCACTCTCCTAATGTGACGGTCTATGAATCACTCGTCTACTCCGCGTGGCTCAGACTGCCTCCTGAAGTTGATTCCGAGACCAGAAAG ATGTTCATTGAAGAGGTGATGGAACTAGTAGAGCTTAATCCAGTGAGAGAAGCACTCGTTGGATTACCTGGTGTGAACGGCTTATCAACGGAGCAAAGAAAGCGGCTTACGATTGCTGTGGAGCTTGTGGCCAACCCTTCGATCATATTCATGGATGAGCCCACTTCTGGACTAGATGCGAGGGCCGCAGCCATAGTTATGAGGACTGTGAGAAACACCGTCGACACTGGTAGAACTGTCGTTTGCACAATTCACCAGCCTAGTATTGATATTTTTGAAGCTTTTGATGAG CTCTTTCTAATGAAGAGAGGTGGAGAAGAGATATATGTGGGCCCACTAGGACACCATTCTGTTCATCTGATCAATTATTTTGAG gGAATTCGAGGGGTTAGTAAGATCAAACCAGGGTATAATCCTGCAACATGGATGTTGGAAGTGAGCTCACTGGCCCAAGAAGAGATATTGGGTGTCAACTTCACTGAAACATACAAGAACTCAGAACTGTATCA GAGAAACAAAGCATTGATTAAGGAACTAAGCGCACCCCCTCCTGGTACCAGTGATCTATATTTCGCGTCTCAGTATTCTCAATCCTTTTTCTCTCAATGCATGGCTTGTCTTTGGAAACAATACTTATCGTATTGGAGGAACCCTCCGTACACTGTCGTGAggttcttcttctctctcattgTTGCCTTCATGTTCGGCACAATATTTTGGCGCCTCGGTAACAAATG GGAAACACAACAGGATCTATTCAACGCCATGGGCTCAATGTATGCTGCTGTTCTGTTCATGGGAATCTCATACGCCTCTTCGGTGCAACCTGTCGTTGCCATTGAAAGAACGGTCTTCTACCGAGAAAGAGCCGCAGGAATGTATTCGGCATTGCCGTATGCATTTGGACag GTTTCAATCGAACTACCATACGTCCTAATCCAATCACTGATATACGGAGTTATAGTGTACGCCATGATCGACTTCAAATGGACTGCGGCAAAGTTCTGTTGGTACATATTCTTCATGTACTTCACACTCCTCTACTTCACATTCTATGGGATGCTCTGCGTCGGAGTTACTCCAAATTACAACATTGCCTCCATTGTTTCCTCTGCATTCTACGGCATCTGGAATTTGTTCTCCGGGTTTATTATCCCCAGACCT AGGATGCCAGTGTGGTGGAGGTGGTACTCGTGGGCGTGCCCCGTATCGTGGACGCTGTACGGATTAGTCACGTCGCAGTTTGGTGACATACACGACACCATGACCAACGACAAAGAGGTATCCCAGTTTTTGAAGGACTACTTCGGGTTCCATCACGACTTTCTGCCCGCAGTTGCCGTCGCTGTTGTCGGTTTTGCTGCCCTCTTCGCCTTTTTATTCGGCTTTTCCATCAAGGTCCTCAACTTCCAACGGCGATGA
- the LOC109707615 gene encoding sulfated surface glycoprotein 185-like has translation MSSPSPHSMAISKLITTTLTLLLLLLLITTPTPATSDDGSSTECPYPCLPPPTSVAGNYYPPPPPPYAPTAYGYPPPPPQLPPYSYSPPSYAYPAPPPPDPILPYFPFYYKHPLVPSAAAVAVASATVTCMGAILLAIFVAFVLS, from the coding sequence aTGTCAAGCCCCTCACCTCACTCCATGGCCATCTCCAAATTGATCACCACCACCCTaacactcctcctcctcctcctcctcatcaccACCCCCACACCAGCCACATCCGACGACGGCTCGTCGACCGAGTGCCCGTACCCGTGCCTACCTCCGCCGACCTCCGTCGCAGGCAACTACtaccctcctccgccaccgccctACGCTCCGACCGCCTACGGttaccctcctcctcctcctcagctGCCGCCGTACTCCTACTCTCCCCCCTCCTACGCTTACCCCGCGCCTCCGCCCCCCGACCCGATCCTCCCCTACTTCCCTTTCTACTACAAGCACCCGCTCGTTccttcggcggcggcggtcgcGGTTGCGTCGGCTACTGTTACGTGCATGGGTGCAATTTTGCTAGCCATTTTTGTAGCGTTTGTTCTCTcgtaa